The proteins below come from a single Cupriavidus pauculus genomic window:
- a CDS encoding alpha/beta hydrolase family esterase, whose amino-acid sequence MAKSLSSDWETQWRQIGHAQHQAAQQLKSWLRRFDAFQPTPPLRPVPPVGEHAPGSLPGTWESHRLGLAPLPGELVPQLSYRLYIPSGALSRRTGPMPVVVLLHGCRQTPEALAEGTRMNALAEREGFMVAYPQQPLRRSVHRCWQWFDLGAEEGGREAQAVAALIDELAERPDVRAGEIYLAGLSAGATMAALVALRYPEKVAAVGLHSGVVIGAADSPRAGLRAMEQGSATDPLVLLDAAGVTPGGPTMPAIVMHGLEDQAVHPVNGRLLARQFLAYNRMDDRLSVAMPPRVAAMAGAGAEAANEGVANEGVANARAANERPALRRGNYREARFGRWNKDLVKLVEVAGLDHAWSGGDGRVEYHSSTGPDASAMMWEFFREHRRK is encoded by the coding sequence ATGGCCAAAAGCCTGTCCTCGGACTGGGAAACGCAATGGCGCCAAATCGGCCACGCGCAGCACCAGGCCGCACAGCAATTGAAGTCCTGGCTGCGACGCTTCGACGCGTTCCAGCCCACCCCCCCGCTCCGCCCGGTACCTCCGGTCGGCGAGCATGCGCCCGGTTCGCTGCCCGGCACATGGGAATCCCACCGGCTTGGCCTTGCGCCGCTGCCGGGTGAACTCGTTCCGCAGCTGTCATACCGTCTCTACATTCCGTCGGGCGCGTTGTCGCGCAGAACGGGTCCGATGCCCGTCGTGGTATTGCTCCATGGCTGCCGGCAGACACCCGAGGCGCTGGCCGAGGGCACGCGCATGAACGCGCTCGCCGAGCGCGAAGGCTTTATGGTGGCTTATCCGCAGCAGCCGCTGCGGCGGTCCGTGCATCGCTGCTGGCAGTGGTTCGACCTCGGCGCCGAGGAAGGCGGGCGCGAGGCGCAGGCTGTTGCGGCGCTGATCGACGAGCTTGCCGAGCGGCCCGATGTGCGCGCGGGCGAAATCTATCTGGCAGGGTTGTCGGCCGGTGCCACGATGGCGGCGCTGGTGGCGTTGCGCTATCCGGAGAAGGTGGCCGCGGTCGGGTTGCACTCGGGCGTGGTCATCGGTGCCGCGGATTCGCCGCGGGCGGGATTGCGCGCGATGGAGCAGGGCTCCGCGACCGATCCGCTCGTGTTGCTCGACGCCGCGGGCGTGACGCCGGGCGGCCCCACGATGCCCGCGATCGTCATGCACGGGCTCGAGGACCAGGCGGTACACCCGGTCAACGGGCGTCTGCTGGCGCGGCAGTTTCTTGCCTACAACCGCATGGACGACCGGCTCTCGGTGGCGATGCCGCCCCGGGTGGCGGCGATGGCGGGTGCCGGCGCGGAGGCGGCCAACGAGGGTGTCGCTAACGAAGGTGTGGCCAACGCCCGGGCAGCCAACGAAAGGCCAGCGCTCCGGCGCGGCAACTATCGCGAGGCGCGGTTCGGGCGGTGGAACAAGGACCTGGTGAAGCTCGTGGAGGTTGCCGGGCTCGATCACGCGTGGAGTGGCGGTGACGGGCGGGTCGAGTATCACAGCAGCACCGGGCCCGACGCCAGCGCGATGATGTGGGAGTTCTTTCGGGAGCACCGGCGGAAGTAG
- a CDS encoding DUF3300 domain-containing protein, translating into MLAAVSFSPTSVYAQAKLGNGQLDQLLAPIALYPDALLSQVLMASTYPADVAAAAQWSKANPSLSGDAATKAVQGESWDPSVQSLVAFPSVMDMMGRQPQWVQSVGDAFLAQPDDVMNGVQRLRAQAQKAGSLKTTPEQKVVTQQSGGTTIVQIEPANPQVVYVPSYNPTVVYGAWPYPAYPPAYYPPPPGSVFATSLVAGIGFGLGVAAVNSLWGGCDWGRHDVNINVNRYNNINVNRQLDVNRSNVNWQHNPAARGNVPYNNPGVANRYDAQRQQALASRTQGGQGGQRLGQGGAGQQAGQPFGQGGAQQRLGAGGAGQQAGPQFGQGGGQQRLGQGGGGQQAGQQLGQGGAQQRLGAGGGGTQAQPGSRDAARDRAAQSFQGHTGQSIAGHGGGANANPRPAGADRQRADASEARNRAHTANRDSALRDAGNGQRLQQQGARMGQMQGGFQRTGNAGGMSAPHGVQRGGMGHGGHGRR; encoded by the coding sequence ATGCTGGCAGCGGTGTCGTTCTCGCCGACCTCCGTCTACGCGCAGGCAAAGCTCGGTAACGGCCAGCTCGATCAGTTGCTGGCGCCTATCGCGCTGTATCCCGATGCGCTGCTGTCGCAGGTGCTGATGGCGTCGACCTATCCGGCCGATGTCGCGGCGGCCGCGCAATGGTCGAAGGCCAATCCGTCGCTGTCCGGCGATGCCGCGACCAAGGCGGTGCAGGGCGAGTCGTGGGATCCGAGCGTGCAGTCGCTGGTGGCGTTTCCGTCGGTGATGGACATGATGGGCCGGCAGCCGCAATGGGTGCAGTCGGTCGGCGATGCATTTCTCGCGCAACCCGACGATGTCATGAATGGCGTGCAGCGCCTGCGCGCGCAGGCCCAGAAGGCGGGCTCGCTGAAAACCACGCCCGAGCAGAAGGTCGTGACGCAGCAGAGTGGCGGCACGACCATCGTGCAGATCGAGCCCGCGAATCCGCAGGTGGTCTATGTGCCGTCGTACAACCCGACGGTGGTCTATGGCGCGTGGCCGTATCCGGCCTATCCGCCTGCCTACTATCCGCCGCCGCCGGGGTCGGTGTTTGCCACGTCGCTGGTGGCGGGCATCGGGTTCGGGCTTGGCGTGGCGGCCGTCAATTCGCTATGGGGCGGTTGCGATTGGGGGCGTCATGACGTCAACATCAATGTGAATCGGTACAACAACATCAATGTGAACCGACAACTCGATGTCAATCGGTCGAACGTGAATTGGCAACACAATCCGGCCGCGCGTGGCAACGTGCCCTACAACAATCCGGGGGTGGCCAATCGGTACGATGCGCAGCGCCAGCAGGCACTGGCCAGTCGGACGCAGGGCGGGCAAGGTGGGCAGCGGCTCGGGCAGGGGGGCGCGGGCCAGCAGGCCGGCCAACCGTTCGGGCAGGGCGGCGCGCAGCAACGGCTGGGCGCGGGCGGCGCGGGCCAGCAGGCCGGGCCGCAGTTCGGGCAGGGCGGCGGGCAGCAACGGCTGGGCCAAGGGGGTGGGGGCCAGCAGGCGGGGCAGCAACTCGGGCAGGGCGGCGCGCAACAGCGGCTGGGCGCGGGCGGCGGTGGCACGCAGGCACAGCCCGGTTCGCGCGATGCGGCGCGCGATCGCGCCGCGCAGTCGTTCCAGGGGCACACGGGACAGTCGATCGCCGGGCACGGCGGCGGCGCGAATGCCAATCCGCGGCCGGCCGGCGCGGACCGGCAACGCGCGGACGCGAGCGAGGCACGCAATCGCGCGCATACAGCCAACCGCGACAGCGCGCTGCGGGACGCCGGCAACGGCCAGCGCCTGCAGCAGCAGGGTGCGCGCATGGGGCAGATGCAGGGCGGGTTCCAGCGAACCGGCAATGCGGGCGGCATGAGTGCTCCGCACGGCGTGCAACGGGGCGGCATGGGCCATGGCGGGCACGGACGGAGGTGA
- a CDS encoding transposase: MRTRGHPGGEWRRSVNRRYSEEQIRMYLAEAARGVPVKELCARYGFSDASFYGWRARYGTPGAPADAERRRLRELEDENARLRNLLADALLRLELLRHRTTRQRGGRHHDEREEREVGSESAD; this comes from the coding sequence GTGAGAACCCGCGGCCATCCGGGGGGCGAGTGGAGGCGGAGCGTGAACAGACGGTATTCGGAAGAGCAGATCCGCATGTACCTTGCCGAGGCCGCCCGGGGAGTGCCCGTCAAGGAGCTATGCGCCCGGTATGGTTTCAGCGATGCTTCGTTCTACGGATGGCGCGCCCGTTACGGCACGCCCGGCGCGCCGGCAGATGCGGAGCGCCGCAGGTTGCGTGAACTCGAAGACGAGAACGCACGACTCAGAAACCTGCTTGCGGACGCGTTGCTCAGGCTCGAACTGCTGCGCCATCGCACCACCCGCCAGCGTGGCGGCAGACATCATGACGAACGGGAAGAGAGGGAAGTGGGTAGCGAGAGTGCCGACTAG
- a CDS encoding DUF2950 family protein: MAATATTATTATTAMAATAAPAAPATMATMAMAAMAAMAAMAAMAAMAAMAARAARAARAARLARLARAARLARVIEVAMRAALKAVVAMAAVVMVAAPVAAQQVFDTAEAASNALGDAIARSDQDALRKVLGNQYRTLLPPEGITQDDIYDFLGAWAAHHALQPAGDNAMRIAVGDSGWTFPAPIVKRPAGWQFDLKAGREEVRDRRIARNELVAMDSLLQLADAQQRYAQQVGNGAFAKRIVSSRGRTDGLYWPSDTEADASPIGPDALAMGPDVPPEDAYYGYRFRVLPPGTGAGATRFAFIAWPARYGESGVHTFLIDAERNFYERDLGTSTASRAAAMRSFSTEGWRRVADK, from the coding sequence ATGGCGGCCACGGCGACCACGGCGACCACGGCGACCACGGCGATGGCGGCCACGGCGGCCCCGGCGGCCCCGGCGACCATGGCGACCATGGCGATGGCGGCGATGGCGGCGATGGCGGCGATGGCGGCGATGGCGGCGATGGCGGCGATGGCGGCGAGGGCGGCGAGAGCGGCGAGAGCGGCGAGGCTGGCGAGGCTGGCGAGGGCGGCGAGGCTGGCGAGGGTGATCGAGGTGGCGATGAGGGCGGCGCTAAAGGCAGTCGTGGCCATGGCTGCGGTCGTCATGGTGGCCGCACCCGTCGCCGCACAGCAGGTCTTCGACACCGCCGAAGCCGCCTCGAACGCCCTCGGCGATGCCATCGCCCGCAGCGACCAGGATGCCCTGCGCAAGGTACTCGGCAATCAATACCGCACGCTTCTGCCGCCCGAAGGCATCACGCAGGACGATATCTACGACTTTCTCGGCGCCTGGGCCGCGCACCACGCGCTCCAGCCTGCCGGCGACAACGCCATGCGCATTGCCGTGGGCGACAGCGGCTGGACGTTCCCCGCGCCGATCGTCAAGCGCCCCGCCGGCTGGCAGTTCGACCTCAAGGCAGGCCGCGAGGAAGTGCGCGACCGCCGCATCGCCCGTAACGAACTCGTGGCGATGGATTCGCTGCTGCAACTCGCGGATGCCCAGCAGCGCTACGCGCAGCAGGTCGGCAACGGCGCCTTCGCCAAACGTATCGTGAGCTCGCGGGGCCGCACCGATGGCCTCTACTGGCCGTCCGACACCGAGGCCGACGCCAGCCCGATCGGCCCCGACGCCCTCGCCATGGGCCCCGATGTCCCGCCCGAAGACGCCTATTACGGCTACCGTTTTCGCGTGCTCCCGCCCGGCACGGGCGCCGGCGCGACGCGGTTCGCGTTTATCGCATGGCCCGCCCGATACGGCGAAAGTGGCGTACACACCTTTTTGATCGACGCGGAAAGAAATTTTTACGAACGCGATCTCGGCACTTCCACGGCCAGTCGGGCCGCCGCGATGCGGTCGTTTTCCACGGAAGGATGGCGTCGCGTGGCCGATAAATAG
- a CDS encoding MFS transporter produces MSTSSSTAGAVGAPGHAARPLTGQDYKTLALAALGGALEFYDFIIFVFFATVIGQLFFPPSMPDWLRQFQTFGIFAAGYLARPLGGIIMAHFGDLLGRKKMFTLSILLMSVPTLAMGLLPTYHSIGLLAPLALLLLRVLQGAAVGGEVPGAWVFVSEHVPNRHVGYACGTLTAGLTAGILLGSLVATGMNSAFTPTELHDWAWRVPFLLGGVFGIASMYLRQWLHETPVFAELQQRKALAAEMPLKSVVRDHRGAVAISMLLTWMLSAGIVVVILMTPTFLQKLFGFDGRTALVANSFATLALSIGCVVAGMLADRFGARRTLFVGGLLLAGTAYLLYTTVGTHPQLLIPLYTLAGFMVGTVGAVPYVLVNAFPAQVRFSGLSFSYNVSYAIFGGLTPMIVTLMLKDNPLAPAHYVIAVCLIGIVTALFVKKA; encoded by the coding sequence ATGTCTACCTCCAGCAGCACTGCCGGGGCAGTGGGCGCGCCCGGTCATGCCGCGCGTCCCCTGACCGGGCAGGATTACAAGACTCTCGCGCTCGCCGCCCTCGGCGGCGCGCTCGAGTTCTACGATTTCATCATCTTCGTCTTCTTTGCCACCGTCATCGGCCAGCTATTCTTCCCGCCGTCGATGCCGGACTGGCTCCGCCAGTTCCAGACCTTCGGCATTTTCGCCGCCGGTTACCTGGCCCGTCCGCTGGGCGGCATCATCATGGCGCACTTCGGCGACCTGCTGGGCCGCAAGAAGATGTTCACGCTGTCCATCCTGCTGATGTCGGTGCCGACGCTGGCGATGGGCCTGCTGCCGACCTATCACTCCATCGGCCTGCTCGCGCCGCTCGCGCTGCTGCTGCTGCGTGTGCTGCAGGGCGCCGCCGTGGGCGGTGAAGTGCCGGGCGCGTGGGTATTCGTGTCCGAACACGTGCCGAACCGGCATGTCGGCTATGCCTGCGGCACGCTGACGGCCGGGCTGACCGCCGGCATCCTGCTGGGCTCGCTGGTCGCCACCGGCATGAATTCGGCGTTCACGCCGACCGAGCTCCATGACTGGGCATGGCGCGTGCCGTTCCTGCTGGGTGGGGTGTTCGGCATTGCCTCGATGTACCTGCGGCAGTGGCTGCACGAGACGCCGGTGTTCGCCGAACTGCAGCAGCGCAAGGCGCTGGCGGCCGAAATGCCGCTGAAGTCCGTGGTCCGCGACCACCGTGGCGCCGTGGCCATCTCGATGCTGCTGACGTGGATGCTTTCCGCGGGCATCGTGGTCGTGATCCTGATGACGCCGACGTTCCTGCAGAAGCTGTTCGGCTTCGATGGCCGCACGGCGCTGGTCGCCAACAGCTTCGCCACGCTCGCGCTGTCCATCGGCTGCGTGGTGGCGGGCATGCTGGCGGACCGCTTCGGCGCGCGCCGGACGCTGTTCGTGGGTGGATTGCTGCTGGCCGGTACGGCGTATCTGCTGTACACGACGGTGGGCACGCATCCGCAGCTGCTGATTCCGCTGTACACGCTGGCCGGCTTTATGGTCGGCACCGTCGGCGCGGTGCCCTATGTGCTCGTGAACGCGTTTCCGGCGCAGGTCCGCTTCTCGGGGCTCTCGTTCTCGTACAACGTGTCGTACGCGATTTTCGGCGGACTGACGCCGATGATCGTCACGCTGATGCTCAAGGACAACCCGCTGGCCCCGGCGCACTACGTGATCGCGGTCTGCCTGATCGGTATCGTGACGGCGCTGTTCGTGAAGAAGGCCTGA